GGCCCGATCGACGAGGCGTTGCAGCTCCTCCGGATGCAGGCGTTCGATGAGGAGGCTGATGGCTTCTTCCTCGGATTCACGCTGTTCGTCGCGGCGTTCTCGATCGCGGCGGACGGCGACCGATCGAAGATGCTCTTCCAGTTGCCTGCGCCGAACTTCCAATTTGGTCGCCACTTGCGGCAACAGTTCGTAGCCGTCCTCGATTCCGGCCCGGATGTATCCGGGACCATTTTGGAGCTTCCCCTGGCTTTGCAGGAACAGGGCGTTGAGCAGGACCTTTGCCACGTCCTGTGGCTCTTTCTGGGTGGCGAGTTTCTTCGCGAGTTTTTTCGGCAGTCCCTGTTCCGTCAACAACTCCTGAAGATCAACAGCAACAAGCAACTTCCCTTCGGCCGTGATCCGGAAGGGCGTTCCCGGAATCGGGATGCTTGTGTTGTCTTCTTCTTCTCTCGTTGCTGGATCTTGTTTGGGCCTATCTGCTCGGCCGCCGCGGCCGAATTCCCGGGCCTCGGGTTCTGAAGATTCTGGGACGCTGAACGGGTCGAGTTCTAAAGAAAATGGGACGGCTCTCGGGGGTCCTTCAAAAGATTCTGGGACAGCTCG
The DNA window shown above is from Tautonia marina and carries:
- a CDS encoding helix-turn-helix domain-containing protein; this translates as MPTPRAPPNPSDRNTAMDWYFFRVEHDLLRSEAFRSLGGSAIKVYLVIGLYADFGTGWAYPSIRTIAKQGGMSRQTVLDAIAELTRAGLLATSKSPGKATAYKILRNAPERPSKARSKVSQSSRRAVPESFEGPPRAVPFSLELDPFSVPESSEPEAREFGRGGRADRPKQDPATREEEDNTSIPIPGTPFRITAEGKLLVAVDLQELLTEQGLPKKLAKKLATQKEPQDVAKVLLNALFLQSQGKLQNGPGYIRAGIEDGYELLPQVATKLEVRRRQLEEHLRSVAVRRDRERRDEQRESEEEAISLLIERLHPEELQRLVDRAVDELPEPIVRRNPTLSNPFVRGKVYELAGGEPLN